One genomic segment of Mauremys mutica isolate MM-2020 ecotype Southern chromosome 10, ASM2049712v1, whole genome shotgun sequence includes these proteins:
- the ARL4C gene encoding ADP-ribosylation factor-like protein 4C: MGNISSNISAFQSLHIVMLGLDSAGKTTVLYRLKFNEFVNTVPTIGFNTEKIRLSNGTAKGISCHFWDVGGQEKLRPLWKSYSRCTDGIIYVVDSVDVDRLEEAKTELHKVTKFAENQGTPLLVIANKQDLPKSLPVAELEKQLALHELAPSTTYHVQPACAIIGEGLTEGMDKLYEMILKRRKSLKQRKKR, from the coding sequence aTGGGGAACATCTCCTCCAACATCTCCGCTTTCCAGTCCCTGCACATCGTCATGCTGGGCTTGGACTCGGCCGGCAAGACCACCGTCCTCTACCGGCTCAAGTTCAACGAGTTCGTCAACACGGTGCCCACCATCGGCTTCAACACCGAGAAGATCCGGCTGAGCAACGGCACGGCCAAGGGCATCAGCTGCCACTTCTGGGACGTGGGCGGCCAGGAGAAGCTGCGGCCGCTCTGGAAGTCCTACAGCCGCTGCACCGACGGCATCATCTACGTGGTGGACTCGGTGGACGTGGACCGGCTGGAGGAGGCCAAGACCGAGCTGCACAAGGTGACCAAGTTCGCCGAGAACCAGGGCACCCCCTTGCTGGTCATCGCCAACAAGCAGGAcctgcccaagtccctgcccgtGGCCGAGCTGGAGAAGCAGCTGGCGCTGCATGAGCTCGCCCCCTCCACCACCTACCACGTCCAGCCCGCCTGCGCCATCATCGGCGAGGGGCTCACCGAGGGCATGGACAAGCTCTACGAGATGATCCTCAAGCGCAGGAAGTCGCTCAAGCAGCGGAAGAAACGATAa